A region from the Gemmatimonadota bacterium genome encodes:
- a CDS encoding creatininase family protein, with protein sequence MGESELALSLDELSWIDVAAHLARDPRLIMPVGALEQHGAHLPLGSNVLIARRLAMDLSREFAVLRAPTLYYGVNVRTERAFAGTASLHKKTLHRTLNELLARWEEHGVLEFILVTAHRHDPHLEALASLLTERARVRVVEAWDVDIADLLEKQPGPLHGDEAETSVMLYLYPELVRMDRARDFELPPQEFRRYLRGGLPVPPPGGAGAVGYPSAASAAKGERIYQRILDAIRRAVFQGAGDRESDTM encoded by the coding sequence ATGGGCGAATCAGAGCTGGCCTTGAGCCTGGACGAGCTGAGCTGGATCGACGTGGCGGCGCACCTCGCACGCGACCCGCGCCTCATCATGCCCGTGGGCGCCCTCGAGCAGCACGGCGCCCACCTGCCGCTGGGCAGCAATGTCCTGATTGCCCGCAGACTCGCCATGGACCTCTCCCGGGAGTTCGCCGTGCTGCGTGCGCCTACTCTTTACTACGGAGTCAACGTGCGCACCGAGCGCGCCTTCGCCGGCACCGCTTCGCTGCACAAGAAAACGCTGCACCGAACCCTCAACGAGCTGCTCGCCCGCTGGGAAGAGCACGGGGTGCTGGAATTCATCCTGGTGACCGCGCACCGGCACGATCCCCACCTCGAGGCGCTGGCGAGCCTGCTCACCGAGCGGGCGCGCGTCCGCGTGGTGGAAGCCTGGGACGTGGACATCGCCGACCTGCTGGAAAAACAACCCGGCCCACTGCACGGCGACGAGGCGGAAACCTCCGTGATGCTTTATCTCTACCCCGAACTCGTGCGCATGGATCGCGCCCGTGACTTCGAGCTGCCGCCCCAGGAATTCCGCCGCTACTTGCGCGGCGGCCTGCCTGTTCCGCCGCCGGGGGGCGCGGGCGCGGTGGGCTACCCCAGCGCGGCCAGCGCGGCCAAGGGGGAGCGGATCTATCAGCGCATCCTGGACGCGATCCGGCGCGCCGTGTTCCAGGGGGCGGGGGACCGGGAATCAGATACCATGTAG
- a CDS encoding HAMP domain-containing histidine kinase encodes MIRRVLAPGVAAYAGALLALLWARTLEPAYLAGALAAAAAGAALLLRSRRARRGLPAAPADRWVYAALLTLALAAVAGLISARRLGRLPAEWPQHMAARQARLAATLDREVSRVLERARLAAEQAAASADQGGAALFAGLAELRSRTGVDALAVFGESGELVAWAGEHRGVLPLRIKIGGPGIAYEDRPLFSYLYVSAVGRERGGRAMAAVLLSADPLLRDREPADLAGRFEARTGARPAFLPGPGPRADWSMVQGREVVFHARFQPVTQGAWRAGVARAGRRWVTLGAGAALVLLLIGWLRAAGGAEATARWPRQAAALGVLAAIALTPWSEVLGAESLFSPGLFLLPVPGNVSLGTLLALLLPAACLAAARRPAPLEGRALLAAVLLGVLSVAVGFAAGVRLLLGGASPALLEGGAGVALLWGGLLGAGVLLLGTLAGLALPQAAAPPGHAGRHVRSLLLALGLAASLALMLWGALRWRPERALPPWSPALWAAPLLLLALALAREAGRGSRLIRWLAAGWLAATAVIPQLWAAQMHARFQAAERELAALGSRADPYLDYLLRRFAEEVGQAAQAGGEQRGTELLYRAWVRSGLAGEAYPAQVTMWTPDGRVDVELEVGSGGASRRSGSAGVVSGIVSQARAVGRPVWRAQADAPGLDRVLAVPLADGRVISVVVPPRRSLEAAGAFPPLAVGEPRPEARLTLVPARSAEPTPSSRIRWHPTDQGWRSEAIVRYPEGEYHAHLELRFPPMGVRLARAILLLALSLAGLALLWVAGRVARGEPPGPPGGWTAWLGGFRARVTLALFAFFLLPTALFGLVAYRALAGEVARAARMVAERAVAQAAAAFPDSTRELGLVRARTGEEVLYYLGGELASASSPQALTMGVFGAWMPARVYQTLVESGEEISAVEMRRLGRHPYLVAYRRFSAGALAVPVSLAAGDAVVRQRELAHLILFAALLGGLLSLTLSVAVGRALAGPIGRLRRAAGAVGAGRLSARLPEDRTDEFGELFRSFNRMVRRLRRARAQELHTARVLAWGEMARQVAHEIKNPLTPIKLSVQHLRRAFADRRPDFDQILNTSAERMLTEIDRLSDIARAFSRYGAPAEAAGPLEEVDATSVVREALTLYGVGEGGTRYLEQAEAGLPPVLARGAELREVLLNLLENARFALDGRGTVRVTIARAGGNVELIISDDGPGIPPDLLPRIFEPQFSARSAGTGLGLAIVRRLVEGWGGSVTAETRPGGGTAVRVRLQPAGATGESDS; translated from the coding sequence TTGATCCGTCGCGTCCTGGCGCCCGGCGTAGCCGCGTATGCCGGAGCGCTTCTTGCGCTCCTGTGGGCGCGGACACTCGAGCCCGCGTACCTGGCGGGCGCGCTCGCAGCCGCGGCTGCAGGCGCGGCCCTGCTCCTTCGCTCGCGCCGCGCGCGGCGCGGGTTGCCGGCTGCGCCTGCCGACCGCTGGGTATACGCCGCACTCCTCACGCTGGCGTTGGCCGCCGTGGCCGGCCTGATCAGCGCCCGGCGGCTGGGCCGGCTGCCGGCAGAGTGGCCGCAGCACATGGCGGCCCGCCAGGCGCGCCTTGCCGCCACCCTGGACCGCGAGGTGTCGCGCGTGCTCGAGCGCGCCCGCCTTGCCGCCGAGCAGGCGGCCGCCAGTGCGGATCAGGGCGGAGCCGCCCTGTTCGCGGGGTTGGCGGAGCTCCGTTCCCGGACCGGTGTGGACGCCCTGGCCGTCTTTGGCGAATCGGGCGAGCTCGTGGCCTGGGCGGGCGAGCACCGCGGCGTGCTGCCGCTGCGCATCAAGATCGGCGGCCCCGGCATTGCCTACGAGGATCGGCCCCTTTTCAGCTACCTATACGTCTCCGCTGTGGGCCGGGAAAGGGGCGGCCGGGCCATGGCGGCAGTGCTGCTGTCTGCTGATCCGCTGCTGCGCGACCGCGAGCCGGCAGACCTGGCGGGGCGCTTCGAGGCGCGGACCGGGGCGCGCCCCGCGTTCCTCCCCGGGCCCGGCCCGCGCGCCGATTGGTCCATGGTGCAGGGACGCGAGGTGGTATTTCACGCTCGCTTCCAGCCGGTCACCCAGGGGGCGTGGCGGGCGGGAGTAGCGCGCGCCGGCCGGCGCTGGGTGACTCTGGGCGCAGGCGCAGCGCTCGTACTCCTGCTGATCGGCTGGCTGCGCGCTGCCGGCGGCGCCGAAGCTACGGCGCGCTGGCCGCGGCAGGCGGCCGCGCTGGGCGTGCTGGCGGCCATCGCGCTGACGCCCTGGAGCGAGGTGCTGGGCGCGGAGTCCCTCTTTTCCCCGGGCCTTTTCCTGCTGCCCGTTCCTGGCAACGTCTCCCTCGGCACGTTGCTCGCCCTGCTGCTTCCGGCGGCCTGCCTGGCCGCCGCGCGGCGGCCCGCGCCACTCGAAGGCCGTGCACTTCTGGCTGCGGTCCTGCTGGGCGTTCTCTCCGTAGCGGTTGGATTCGCTGCCGGAGTGCGGCTGCTGCTTGGCGGCGCTTCACCAGCGCTGCTCGAAGGGGGGGCGGGGGTGGCGCTCCTGTGGGGCGGTCTGCTCGGAGCGGGCGTGCTCCTGCTGGGCACGCTGGCCGGGCTCGCGCTGCCGCAGGCTGCGGCCCCGCCGGGCCACGCCGGCCGGCACGTTCGATCCCTGCTCCTGGCCCTCGGCCTGGCCGCCAGTCTGGCGCTCATGCTCTGGGGCGCGCTGCGCTGGCGGCCGGAACGGGCGCTGCCGCCCTGGAGCCCGGCGTTGTGGGCCGCGCCCTTGCTGCTGCTCGCGCTCGCACTGGCACGGGAGGCGGGGCGCGGCAGCCGCCTCATTCGCTGGCTCGCGGCCGGGTGGCTCGCGGCCACTGCCGTGATCCCGCAGCTCTGGGCGGCTCAGATGCATGCGCGGTTCCAGGCGGCGGAGCGGGAGCTGGCCGCGCTCGGCAGTCGCGCCGACCCCTACCTGGACTACCTGCTGCGCCGGTTTGCGGAGGAGGTGGGTCAGGCGGCGCAGGCCGGCGGCGAGCAGCGCGGGACGGAGCTGCTCTACCGCGCCTGGGTGCGCAGCGGACTGGCCGGCGAGGCGTACCCTGCCCAGGTCACGATGTGGACTCCTGACGGCCGCGTCGACGTCGAGCTGGAAGTGGGGAGTGGCGGCGCGTCGCGGCGCAGTGGCAGCGCGGGGGTCGTCAGTGGAATCGTGAGCCAGGCTCGCGCCGTGGGCCGGCCAGTGTGGCGCGCGCAGGCAGATGCTCCGGGCCTCGACCGCGTGCTGGCCGTGCCGCTCGCTGATGGCCGGGTCATCAGTGTAGTCGTGCCGCCGCGTCGCAGCCTCGAGGCCGCCGGCGCGTTCCCGCCGCTGGCCGTGGGGGAGCCGCGGCCGGAAGCCCGCCTCACGCTGGTGCCGGCGCGGTCGGCCGAGCCGACTCCCTCCTCGCGGATCCGCTGGCATCCCACTGACCAGGGTTGGCGCAGCGAAGCGATCGTGCGATACCCGGAGGGCGAGTACCACGCGCATCTCGAGCTGCGGTTCCCGCCCATGGGGGTGCGGCTTGCGCGCGCGATCCTGCTGCTGGCCCTCAGTTTGGCCGGGCTCGCCCTGCTGTGGGTGGCGGGGCGCGTCGCCCGTGGGGAGCCGCCTGGGCCGCCCGGCGGCTGGACGGCGTGGCTGGGGGGGTTCCGCGCCCGCGTCACACTGGCCCTCTTCGCCTTCTTCCTGCTGCCCACGGCGCTCTTCGGGCTGGTCGCCTACCGCGCCCTGGCCGGCGAGGTGGCGCGGGCGGCCCGCATGGTGGCCGAGCGGGCAGTGGCTCAGGCCGCCGCGGCGTTCCCCGATTCTACCCGGGAGCTGGGTCTGGTCCGGGCGCGCACTGGTGAAGAAGTGCTGTATTACCTGGGCGGCGAGCTGGCCAGTGCGTCATCGCCCCAGGCGCTCACCATGGGTGTGTTTGGCGCATGGATGCCGGCCCGCGTGTATCAGACGCTGGTCGAGAGCGGCGAGGAGATCAGTGCGGTGGAAATGCGCCGGCTGGGGCGGCACCCCTACCTGGTGGCGTACCGGCGGTTCTCGGCCGGCGCACTGGCTGTGCCCGTGTCACTCGCGGCGGGCGACGCTGTCGTTCGCCAGCGCGAGCTGGCTCACTTGATCCTCTTTGCGGCCCTGCTGGGCGGGCTCCTCTCACTCACCCTGTCGGTGGCCGTCGGGCGGGCGCTGGCCGGTCCCATCGGACGGCTGCGCCGCGCGGCTGGAGCGGTGGGGGCCGGCCGGCTCAGTGCGCGGCTGCCCGAGGACCGGACTGACGAGTTTGGCGAGCTCTTCCGCTCCTTCAATCGCATGGTGCGGCGGCTGCGCCGTGCCCGCGCGCAGGAGCTGCATACGGCCCGCGTGCTGGCCTGGGGCGAAATGGCGCGGCAGGTCGCACACGAGATCAAGAACCCGCTCACCCCGATCAAGCTCTCGGTGCAGCATCTGCGGCGCGCGTTCGCGGACCGGCGTCCGGATTTCGACCAGATCCTGAACACCAGTGCGGAGCGCATGCTGACCGAGATCGACCGGCTCAGCGACATCGCCCGCGCCTTTTCCCGCTATGGCGCGCCGGCGGAAGCCGCAGGCCCGCTCGAGGAGGTGGACGCCACCTCCGTGGTGCGCGAAGCTCTGACGTTGTACGGCGTGGGTGAGGGTGGCACGCGCTACCTCGAGCAGGCGGAAGCCGGGCTGCCGCCCGTGCTGGCCCGCGGCGCCGAGCTGAGAGAGGTGCTGCTCAACCTGCTGGAGAACGCGCGCTTCGCGCTGGACGGCCGCGGCACCGTGCGGGTCACAATCGCGCGCGCGGGCGGGAACGTCGAGCTCATCATCAGTGACGATGGGCCCGGCATCCCACCCGACCTCTTGCCGCGCATCTTCGAGCCCCAGTTCTCCGCCCGCTCGGCCGGCACCGGGCTGGGCCTGGCCATTGTGCGGCGGCTCGTCGAGGGCTGGGGGGGCAGCGTCACGGCCGAGACGAGGCCGGGCGGCGGCACCGCCGTGCGCGTCCGCCTCCAGCCCGCCGGCGCTACCGGTGAGTCCGATAGTTGA
- a CDS encoding Do family serine endopeptidase codes for MSRISGVRWMLAALAVTLPGCGRGEVAQAQERDGVRSEVREQLGAVPAVLDTATAARLSGAFRAAADRALPAVVFVRVEQEARVARRRVPNPFFRFFPELRPDEEMELPPQQGQGSGFIFDKRGYIMTNNHVVQNAAEVTVRLVDGREFVAEVIGSDPNTDVAVIKINPSKAESLPTAQFGDAEQLRVGDWVLALGSPLGLTFSVTAGIVSAKGRSLGILQEVGQAPLEAFIQTDAAINPGNSGGPLVDLLGRVVGINTAITSPTGVFAGAGFAIPINLGSRVARDLIEFGAVRRPRLGVTIEAVTAVDAEVYGLEKIAGAEVTSVQSGTPAARAGLQPGDVIMAVDGQAVEDATELQTMLAGRRPGERVKLTLIRERRRLVVDVELGEFETAAARERERGGRPGAEELLGFEVETLTPTLADRLELRERRGVVISGVRPFGSAAQANVRPGLLLLSINGQKVETARDVERIAGALKPGDVVSLRVRDPQLEGAERVINYRTHR; via the coding sequence ATGTCGAGGATCAGCGGCGTGCGTTGGATGCTGGCGGCGCTGGCAGTTACGCTGCCCGGCTGCGGCCGGGGCGAGGTGGCTCAAGCCCAGGAGCGCGACGGCGTGAGGTCGGAGGTGCGCGAACAGTTGGGTGCCGTTCCGGCGGTACTGGATACGGCTACGGCGGCACGGCTTTCGGGCGCCTTTCGCGCGGCGGCGGACCGGGCACTGCCAGCCGTGGTCTTCGTTCGTGTGGAGCAGGAAGCGCGCGTGGCCCGGCGCCGGGTCCCCAACCCCTTCTTCCGCTTCTTCCCCGAGCTGCGTCCCGACGAGGAGATGGAGCTCCCGCCGCAGCAAGGTCAGGGCTCCGGCTTCATCTTCGACAAGCGCGGCTACATCATGACCAACAACCACGTGGTGCAGAATGCAGCCGAGGTGACGGTCCGTCTGGTGGACGGCCGCGAGTTCGTGGCCGAGGTCATCGGCAGCGATCCCAACACCGATGTCGCGGTCATCAAGATCAACCCGAGCAAGGCGGAGTCCCTGCCCACGGCCCAGTTTGGCGACGCCGAGCAGTTGCGGGTGGGCGATTGGGTGTTGGCGTTGGGCAGCCCGCTGGGCCTCACTTTCAGTGTGACGGCAGGCATTGTCAGCGCCAAGGGCCGCAGTCTCGGGATACTGCAGGAGGTGGGGCAGGCGCCGCTCGAGGCCTTCATCCAGACGGATGCCGCCATCAACCCGGGTAACTCGGGCGGCCCGCTGGTCGACCTGCTGGGGCGGGTCGTCGGCATCAACACGGCCATCACGTCGCCGACCGGCGTTTTCGCTGGCGCCGGCTTTGCCATCCCGATCAACCTGGGCAGCCGCGTCGCGCGGGACCTCATCGAGTTCGGCGCCGTGCGCCGGCCGCGCCTGGGCGTGACCATCGAGGCCGTCACCGCGGTGGACGCGGAAGTCTACGGGTTGGAGAAGATCGCGGGCGCAGAGGTCACGTCCGTCCAGTCCGGGACGCCCGCGGCTCGGGCGGGGCTCCAGCCAGGTGATGTCATTATGGCCGTGGACGGGCAGGCCGTGGAGGACGCCACCGAGCTGCAGACCATGCTCGCCGGGCGCCGGCCTGGGGAGCGGGTGAAGCTGACGCTGATCCGCGAGCGCCGGCGTCTCGTGGTAGATGTCGAGCTGGGCGAGTTCGAGACGGCAGCGGCGCGGGAGCGCGAACGAGGGGGGCGGCCCGGCGCCGAGGAGCTTCTGGGCTTTGAGGTCGAGACGCTCACGCCCACGCTTGCCGATCGCCTCGAGCTGCGGGAGCGGCGCGGCGTCGTCATCAGCGGCGTCCGGCCGTTCGGCTCCGCGGCTCAGGCCAATGTGCGGCCTGGTTTGCTGCTCTTGAGCATCAACGGGCAGAAGGTGGAGACGGCCCGCGATGTCGAGCGTATTGCCGGCGCGCTCAAGCCCGGCGACGTCGTTTCGCTCCGTGTTCGCGACCCGCAGTTGGAGGGCGCGGAGCGCGTCATCAACTATCGGACTCACCGGTAG